The Populus alba chromosome 6, ASM523922v2, whole genome shotgun sequence genomic interval TACTACGCTATCTTCCCGGACTCCTCTTCCCTCTCTAATCCCTCCGCTTCCTCTCAATCCCTCCACCTCTACCTCCAAATCCTTGACTTCATTTCTCCTTACACCTCCTCTTACATCTGGCAACACGAACCcttctctctttccctctcctcctcttcttctccccCTCTCCCTCACCTCCACGGCAAGCTCCGATTTGGCGACAACATTGAAGATGAGTGGTTCACTGTTTTCCTTCTCTTCCAAATCTCTCACCACTTCCCTTCTCTCTCCATTCGAGTCTGGGACAACGACGGTGAATTTCTCCTCATTGAAGCTGCCTTTCATCTCCCTCGCTGGATTAACCCCGAAACCAGTGATAACCGTGTGTTTATTCGCCGCGGTGACATCCATATTGTTCCGAAAAGCCGGTTACCCAACCCGAAGTTGATCGATTCCTTGAAGTTCTTGATAGACTGCGAGGGTGAGTCACGTGCGGCGGAGTCTGTTCAGACTGCGGTGAAGGGTCGGATTTCTGATTATCCAGAAAGAGCGAGGCGAAATATGCATCAAGCTAGGGTTAGGGTTCCGGTATCGGTGGCACAGGTCTTAAAGCAGGAGCCGTGCTTGATTTCTTTGGCGGTGGAGGGGTTTTATGATAGGGATATTGATACAATGAAGTATGCGGCAAAAATGGAGAAATTTCTTAGTAAAGGGAACGAGGAGGAGTTGGTTTGTGCGGTGATAAAACTTTCTAGAGCTATGTATGCTCAGTTAATGCAGCAGAAGTTTCAGGCACCCAAGTGCTATCGTATGCCAAATCGAGGAGATGACCTGGGTGCGTTTCTGGAGGCGGAGTTAGGTATGAAGATTGCTTGTGGGCTCGAGATGATGTATCAACAGAGGAGGAGGGAAGGAGAGGAGGGTAAAGGGAGCACGTGGTTGAAGTACAAGGAGAGTTTGGAGAGGAGTGGGTATTTTGAAGGATTTTTGCCAGGTTCGAAGGATTACAAGAGGTTGATGGAGAATGCTGAGGGGTATTACCGAAATAGTACCTTGTTTTCGAGGACCaggtatttgtttttcttgataatGCAAGAGTTTCTAGTGCATGGTTTGTTTATATGATGGTGGTCAAACTCTAAATAAATTGCTGAATTGGTTATCCCCTAGCAGAGGAAATATGATTGGCCAGCAAAGCTGGAAGATTCATGAATTATTAGACATCAGGTTCCATCTTGTAGTTTTGTAGGAAAATTGATTATCTGTTGCAGTTTGTAGAAATGCCATGCATCCAGCATCACATctctttttataattgttttcagATTTTCAAATATGAGATGTGGATGCcacaatatcaatattttaatggCTGTTGGAAGCCTTTTTCCTTAGAGTTATGCAAAATAAACCCGATTACTATTTGATGTTACACAAATGCAGTGttgttttctttggtttttgttGTTTAGTCATTTCTAATGATGAAATGCTATTGCAGTCAAATGATGAGTGCTCCAGTGAGACGGATTGATGAGATTCTTGCTTTACCACACTCAGCTGATGATTTTAGGTGCCAGGAGGTTCCACCTTCTGATGATGATTCTTGGCTGTATAGTGGAGAAGATGAGTTGAATGCTGCTCTACAAGAGAGACAAAACGAGATGGATCTCTACAATgccaaacataaaaagaaacagaTGCCAAAAGAGTCACAAGATGCTGGTCCTTCATCCAGTagtaattttgatgattttgatcttGGTGAAATGGCAAAAGCCATGCAAGCATTCGTGGATAAAGCTTCAAGTTACAAGGGAGCGGAGGTTCCAGAAAACAGGTTTGTACATAAACCCTAGGGTTTCAGAATTGCAGAAATCTTGTGCCTAAATTCtagtttaattgtataattCTAAAAGATCAATGCTCAAATGTATCTCCCTCatgaaaattgtgttttttggttgacatttttattaactttgatttttaaaattgtattggCTAGACAGTGTTGTACCTTGGTGACTTTAGTATTAGGAATTCCTGAACTCCAATCTGCCCTAGCTTGGGCTGAACTTAACTTCCTGATTTCAATTCATTTTGTATAAACATAGTTTGTCAGGTCTTAACTTGCTTTCcccttttcagtttttttaatctttcatttcttcttccttcttcttttttggaagGGTGGTGGGGTTAGATAGAACTTATTTTTAACCATTAACTCCAGGATAATGCACCATAACTTGTATGTTGAGGTAGTATACCTGATAGAAAATTTATTCTTGGCTGCCCCtggtttttatgtttataagaTCTGTATTCATGAGGGTCAAGTGCCATTTTTCCTTGATCTGTTTTAAGTTTTCTAGCCACTGGCTTTTCTTGTTTGTTAGTATCAGATTTTTTGTCATTCCTTGTTCagatttaaaatgatttgatgTGAAGTTATTACATATATTATATGTTGTTAACCTTTTGATTTAAAGCCTTGCATGGACATGTTTAAGATGCTGCATACCCATTCATTCAATGAAGTAAAGgaataatgtttattttcagTTGCTAGTTATGTGATTAGAATACCATTGTTGATCTCTGGTTGGAGCTATGATAGTCTTTTCTGAATCATGTTGCTTATGTACTCTAGGGAACAAGAGGCATCAACACCCCTTGGTTAGACTAGAGATTTATTCCCTTCTCCCTTCTTATATTTTAGCCTAAATTGCCTGTTTCTGATCCATGCTGCACTGTTCTTTAGATTGGATCAGCAATTAAGCACAACATTCATGTATTTTGCTGCTTTTATTTGAAGGAATATGAAAGAGGTGGACCTTGATGTGGAGTGTTTTCTAAATGACATGGAATCAGTAATGAAGCGCTATGGCCCTAAAGATGGTGCTACTGATGTTGATTCTGAAGAAGTATCCTCATCTGACATGG includes:
- the LOC118048526 gene encoding protein ecdysoneless homolog, coding for MADQSQAHSRVPDDTVYYAIFPDSSSLSNPSASSQSLHLYLQILDFISPYTSSYIWQHEPFSLSLSSSSSPPLPHLHGKLRFGDNIEDEWFTVFLLFQISHHFPSLSIRVWDNDGEFLLIEAAFHLPRWINPETSDNRVFIRRGDIHIVPKSRLPNPKLIDSLKFLIDCEGESRAAESVQTAVKGRISDYPERARRNMHQARVRVPVSVAQVLKQEPCLISLAVEGFYDRDIDTMKYAAKMEKFLSKGNEEELVCAVIKLSRAMYAQLMQQKFQAPKCYRMPNRGDDLGAFLEAELGMKIACGLEMMYQQRRREGEEGKGSTWLKYKESLERSGYFEGFLPGSKDYKRLMENAEGYYRNSTLFSRTSQMMSAPVRRIDEILALPHSADDFRCQEVPPSDDDSWLYSGEDELNAALQERQNEMDLYNAKHKKKQMPKESQDAGPSSSSNFDDFDLGEMAKAMQAFVDKASSYKGAEVPENRNMKEVDLDVECFLNDMESVMKRYGPKDGATDVDSEEVSSSDMDFDEDESEDDDIMEASEDNVDGEDAFINTYSDALNEELKNTTLKKSFVRKDDQLSKKNEGTSNTMEGMDEEFTPVDVDVNLVKSLLDSYSSQQGQPGPTSNLLGLMGLQLPQDTTKGK